A stretch of the Halomonas sp. BDJS001 genome encodes the following:
- a CDS encoding CPXCG motif-containing cysteine-rich protein, whose product MQDDALVNYDFHCPYCDSPLTFLIDTSQGSHDTWEDCHQCCAPIQLQIIVSPVTGELDSVVAGRDDDVL is encoded by the coding sequence ATGCAAGACGACGCCCTGGTCAATTATGACTTCCACTGCCCCTACTGCGATTCGCCGCTGACCTTCCTGATCGATACGTCACAGGGCAGCCATGATACCTGGGAGGATTGCCATCAATGCTGCGCGCCCATCCAGCTACAAATTATCGTCTCACCGGTGACTGGAGAACTCGATAGCGTCGTCGCCGGACGCGACGACGACGTTCTATAG
- a CDS encoding DUF3617 domain-containing protein — translation MMLRNMAVAALVAFPMVALAETPNVTAGEWEFVSKTSISGEMEIPDQTETERQCISQEELEGAEFGFIEEEEGCELLDQDLNADGLSYSMVCRAEGGEATIDGEMRFMGERIEGSVDILTQSPMGELSMNTVIEGEYLGECE, via the coding sequence ATGATGTTACGTAACATGGCAGTAGCGGCCCTAGTGGCCTTTCCGATGGTCGCGTTGGCTGAAACCCCCAATGTCACCGCTGGTGAGTGGGAGTTTGTGAGCAAAACCAGCATCAGCGGCGAAATGGAAATTCCGGATCAAACGGAAACCGAACGCCAGTGTATTAGCCAGGAAGAGCTAGAAGGGGCCGAATTTGGCTTCATTGAGGAAGAAGAAGGCTGCGAGCTGCTCGACCAGGATCTGAACGCTGACGGTCTAAGCTACAGCATGGTGTGTCGCGCTGAGGGTGGCGAAGCCACCATCGATGGCGAAATGCGCTTTATGGGCGAGCGTATTGAAGGCAGCGTCGATATTCTTACCCAGTCCCCTATGGGAGAGCTGAGCATGAATACCGTGATTGAAGGCGAGTATCTTGGCGAGTGTGAGTGA
- a CDS encoding ABC transporter permease subunit, with translation MSMRRPSFSTVMLVLGLLFLYLPMFVLVVYSFNASKLVTVWAGFSTQWYGELFRDQQILSAVWTSLRIAFFAASMAVCLGTVAAFVMTRYGHFRGKTALSSMVTAPLVMPEVITGLSLLLLFVQMAQITGWPADRGMATIWIAHTTFCSAYVAVVVAARLREVDHSIEEAAMDLGSPPVKTFFSITLPIITPALAAGWLLAFTLSLDDLVIASFVSGPGANTLPMVVFSSVRMGVSPKINALATLIILTVSLATLLAWFFMRRNETRRKAALRDV, from the coding sequence ATGAGCATGCGACGGCCGAGCTTCTCAACGGTCATGCTGGTGCTTGGCCTGCTGTTTCTTTACCTGCCAATGTTTGTGCTGGTGGTGTATTCGTTTAACGCCTCGAAACTGGTCACGGTGTGGGCGGGGTTTTCTACCCAGTGGTACGGCGAACTGTTTCGCGATCAGCAAATTTTGTCGGCGGTATGGACGAGTCTGCGCATCGCGTTTTTCGCTGCCAGCATGGCGGTTTGCCTGGGCACAGTGGCGGCTTTTGTAATGACGCGCTATGGCCACTTTCGTGGTAAAACGGCGCTGTCGAGTATGGTCACGGCGCCGCTGGTAATGCCGGAAGTTATCACGGGCCTTTCGCTGCTGCTGCTATTTGTGCAAATGGCGCAAATTACCGGCTGGCCAGCCGACCGGGGCATGGCAACCATCTGGATTGCTCACACCACTTTTTGCAGTGCCTATGTGGCGGTTGTGGTGGCTGCACGCTTGCGGGAAGTGGATCACTCGATCGAAGAGGCAGCCATGGATCTGGGGTCACCTCCAGTGAAAACCTTCTTCTCTATCACGCTGCCGATCATTACCCCCGCGCTGGCTGCAGGCTGGTTGCTTGCGTTTACCCTCTCCCTGGATGACTTGGTGATCGCCAGCTTTGTTTCCGGGCCAGGAGCCAATACGCTGCCGATGGTGGTGTTTTCGTCGGTGCGTATGGGGGTGTCGCCGAAGATCAATGCCCTTGCTACATTGATTATCCTAACGGTATCGCTGGCGACACTGTTGGCGTGGTTTTTTATGCGGCGTAATGAGACCCGGCGTAAGGCTGCTCTACGAGATGTTTAG